The Brassica oleracea var. oleracea cultivar TO1000 chromosome C6, BOL, whole genome shotgun sequence genome includes a region encoding these proteins:
- the LOC106297704 gene encoding uncharacterized protein LOC106297704, with protein MQPIRRSSRLMKLKNVETTPMNPLDLSSGSSSRKRSRRRVSAGDTAPLPKNVELEVESLSDGESSDDHSDEAPMASNTPPNRSKEQIFEESRNVYQTKAQFYPELMRPKRMPMTEWFFSIKATKRFRELRGWNFIPQQSISLTDENLSDVRRIVIGAGLIHTLTDLDPYQPNVIREFLANLPEAEERDDGGVAVYVRGSLVDFSPSLINSMYCIPGFEEDPNWMDERLDEVCGFLTDGRIRQGENMSSKYLTATNQVLYKLVCSNWIPTRNYTSMNQRRLRFIYMLHHHVGFDFGKLVYDQIIAMAANTQTEKTRCIMFPNLIQQVIHFQRTITPDLLHDEFTGTPKLVVKDVKAGRGSGADSSAASLEDDINRTIAGLKAIRVRLRSKGDAQWGDYEQHVAHPGVEENNEQDEDEEDALHRLSHSDKKGENVSSRKAACRIEKQRMCYAQYRKCDLLLQVGYEMMTCQYLIGSKMLLWREAKKIWKIWAYHNI; from the exons ATGCAACCAATAAGGAGAAGCTCGCGGCTCATGAAACTGAAGAATGTCGAGACTACTCCGATGAACCCACTTGACCTCTCTTCTGGGTCATCCTCGCGCAAGCGGAGCCGCCGTCGTGTCTCAGCTGGTGACACTGCGCCTCTACCCAAGAACGTTGAGCTTGAAGTCGAGTCTCTCTCAGATGGGGAATCCTCAGACGACCACTCCGACGAAGCTCCGATGGCATCAAACACTCCTCCGAATCGCTCCAAAGAACAGATATTTGAGGAGAGTCGGAATGTGTATCAAACTAAAGCTCAGTTCTATCCAGAGCTTATGCGACCTAAAAGGATGCCAATGACTGAATGGTTCTTCTCAATCAAGGCGACTAAGCGCTTCAGAGAGCTCCGAGGGTGGAATTTCATTCCTCAGCAGTCTATCTCCCTCACGGACGAGAATCTCTCTGATGTCAGAAGAATTGTGATCGGGGCAGGCCTGATTCATACCCTCACTGATCTCGACCCTTATCAGCCCAATGTAATCCGCGAATTCCTTGCCAATCTTCCGGAAGCTGAGGAACGAGACGATGGTGGTGTAGCGGTGTATGTTAGAGGATCGCTTGTTGATTTCTCTCCGAGTCTGATTAATTCGATGTATTGCATTCCGGGGTTTGAAGAAGATCCTAACTGGATGGATGAACGTCTTGATGAAGTTTGTGGTTTTCTCACCGATGGACGAATAAGACAAGGTGAGAACATGAGTTCGAAGTATCTCACAGCTACGAATCAGGTTCTGTATAAGCTCGTTTGCTCGAATTGGATTCCCACCAGGAACTACACTTCAATGAACCAAAGGCGACTCAGGTTCATCTACATGCTTCATCATCATGTTGGATTTGACTTCGGGAAACTCGTCTATGATCAGATAATTGCAATGGCAGCGAACACTCAGACAGAGAAGACTCGGTGTATCATGTTCCCTAACTTGATTCAGCAGGTCATCCATTTTCAGCGAACTATAACTCCTGATTTGCTTCATGATGAGTTCACTGGAACACCGAAGCTTGTTGTCAAGGATGTTAAAGCTGGTCGTGGGTCTGGAGCTGACTCAAGTGCTGCCAGCCTTGAAGACGACATCAATCGCACCATTGCGGGGCTCAAAGCCATTCGAGTTCGCCTAAGGAGTAAGGGAGATGCACAGT GGGGAGACTATGAGCAACATGTTGCTCATCCAGGGGTTGAAGAAAACAATGAGCAGGATGAAGATGAGGAAGACGC GTTGCATAGGTTGTCACATTCAGATAAAAAGGGGGAGAATGTAAGCTCAAGAAAAGCAGCTTGTCGGATTGAGAAACAGAGGATGTGTTATGCACAATATAGGAAGTGTGACTTGCTGTTACAAGTCGGTTATGAGATGATGACGTGTCAATATCTCATTGGTTCCAAGATGTTACTTTGGCGTGAAGCAAAGAAGATTTGGAAGATTTGGGCTTACCACAATATTTAG
- the LOC106297705 gene encoding uncharacterized protein LOC106297705 encodes MLPEENVLHTSLYDVKKFLKSFDMGYEKIHACGNDCCLFRKRFKKLDKCPKCKASRWKTNVHTGETKKGVPQKVLRYFPVIPRLKRMFRSEEMAKDLRWHFTNKSSDGKLRHPVDYVTWDHMNAKYPTFADEARNLRLGLSTDGFNPFNMKNSMYSCWPVLLVNYNLPPDLCMKKENIMLSLLIPAPHQPGNSIDVYLEPLIDDLNTLWSIGEVTYDALTRSAFTLKAMLLWTISDFPAYGNLAGCKVKGKMGCPLCGKNTESMWLKFSRKHVYMGHRKGLPPTHSFRGKKKWFDGKVEQGRRGRILTGRDISQNLRNFHNDFGNFKRSASKRKMMQGSIDLGSDIEGMSSESDEEEEVLVDEDELSRWKKRSIFFKLPYWEELPVRHNLDVMHVKRNVAASLVSTLLHCGKSKDGLAARKDLEELGIRPDLHPRVQGKRTYLHPAPWSLSKQENKIFCRRLFDFKGPDGYCSNISRGVSLDDCKVSGLKSHDYHVLMQQLLPIALKGLLPKGPRLAIFRLCSLFNLLCQRVIDMEKLLVVEAEIVETLCLFERYFPPSLFDIMLHLTVHLGREARLGGPVHFRWMYPFERYMKVLKDFVRNYNGWSDKSFNDLLETLPDMLPEENVLHTSLYDVKKFLKSFDMGYEKIHACGNDCCLFRKRFKKLDKCPKCKASRWKTNVHTGETKKGVPQKVLRYFPVIPRLKRMFRSEEMAKDLRWHFTNKSSDGKLRHPVDYVTWDHMNAKYPTFADEARNLRLGLSTDGFNPFNMKNSMYSCWPVLLVNYNLPPDLCMKKENIMLSLLIPGPHQPSIGEVTYDAFTRSAFTLKAMLLWTISDFPAYGNLAGCKVNGKMGCPLCGKNTESMWLRFSKKHVYMGHRKGLPPTHSFRGKKKWFDGKVEQGRRGRILTGRDISQNLRNFHNDFGNFKRSASKRKMMQGSIDLGSDIEGMSSESDEEEEVLVDEDELSRWKKRSIFFKLPYWERVIDMEKLLVMEAEIVETLSLFERYFPPCLFDIMLHLTVHLGREARLGGPVHFRWMYPFERYMKVLKDFVRNPARPEGCIAECYLAEECIRFCSEFLKKTTNVQEKQDRNTEYENNSILEGRPITTATSVTLTETEKRIAHLAIIQNMALVEPYVDEHLQYLQDTDGRCRRDASTLWSMHTKNFASWLKEKVPLDSAEHDDTLKWIAYGPRCSARSYTGFIVNGQRFHTVSVDRKSQNSGVYYEATAVCRASAKDTSQVVDLVSYYGRVTGIILIDYNVFYVPLFRCQWAVKGNGVKIEDGFTVVNMNQSQASFKSDPYILASQAKQVFYSREDESSTWYIVMKGPSRRYSKEDIQEGNADIGPLPSNVDLDVYIDDAENVRTDCEGIYV; translated from the exons ATGTTACCTGAAGAAAATGTCTTGCACACATCACTCTATGACGTGAAGAAGTTCTTGAAATCATTTGACATGGGCTACGAGAAGATCCATGCTTGTGGCAACGACTGCTGCCTATTCAGAAAGAGGTTCAAGAAGCTCGATAAGTGTCCTAAATGCAAGGCTTCAAGGTGGAAGACTAATGTCCACACGGGTGAGACGAAGAAAGGCGTCCCACAGAAAGTTCTCCGTTACTTCCCTGTAATACCAAGACTGAAGAGAATGTTCCGGTCTGAAGAAATGGCCAAGGATTTGAGGTGGCACTTTACCAACAAAAGCAGCGATGGAAAGCTGCGTCATCCTGTTGATTATGTGACATGGGATCATATGAATGCCAAATACCCTACGTTTGCAGATGAAGCAAGGAACCTAAGGCTGGGACTTTCAACAGATGGATTCAATCCATTCAACATGAAGAACTCGATGTACAGTTGCTGGCCTGTTCTGCTAGTTAACTACAACTTACCTCCAGACCTGTGCATGAAGAAGGAGAACATCATGCTTTCTTTGCTGATTCCTGCTCCACATCAGCCTGGTAATAGCATAGACGTGTATTTAGAACCCCTAATCGACGATCTTAACACTCTGTGGAGCATTGGAGAGGTAACATACGACGCACTTACTCGATCAGCTTTTACACTAAAGGCGATGCTGCTTTGGACAATCAGCGATTTTCCAGCTTATGGGAATCTAGCAGGCTGCAAAGTAAAGGGAAAAATGGGATGTCCGTTATGTGGAAAAAATACAGAGAGCATGTGGTTGAAGTTCAGCAGAAAGCATGTGTATATGGGTCATAGAAAGGGTCTGCCACCAACTCACAGTTTTAGAGGAAAGAAGAAATGGTTTGATGGAAAAGTAGAACAAGGGAGAAGGGGAAGAATACTTACTGGGCGTGATATTTCTCAAAATCTGAGAAATTTTCACAATGATTTTGGAAATTTCAAACGGTCTGCCAGTAAGAGAAAAATGATGCAGGGTTCAATTGATTTAGGGTCTGATATTGAGGGTATGTCGAGTGAATCAGATGAAGAGGAAGAAGTACTAGTAGATGAGGATGAGTTATCTAGATGGAAGAAGAGGTCAATATTCTTCAAGCTACCTTATTGGGAG GAACTCCCGGTGAGGCACAACTTAGATGTAATGCATGTGAAGAGAAATGTTGCTGCAAGCTTAGTTTCAACGTTGTTGCACTGTGGGAAATCTAAGGATGGTCTTGCCGCTCGTAAGGATCTGGAGGAGCTTGGTATTAGGCCGGATTTGCACCCTAGAGTGCAAGGAAAAAGAACCTATCTCCATCCAGCACCGTGGTCTTTGTCCAAGCAAGAAAATAAGATATTTTGCAGGCGTCTATTTGACTTCAAAGGGCCAGATGGATATTGTTCTAACATATCAAGAGGTGTCTCGTTGGATGACTGTAAAGTCTCTGGTCTGAAATCACATGACTACCATGTTTTGATGCAACAACTTCTGCCGATTGCACTTAAAGGGTTGCTGCCAAAAGGACCGAGGCTTGCAATTTTTAGATTATGCTCTCTCTTCAATCTGTTGTGTCAGAGAGTGATTGACATGGAGAAGCTTCTGGTTGTGGAAGCTGAGATTGTTGAGACTCTGTGCTTGTTTGAAAGATACTTTCCTCCAAGTTTGTTTGATATCATGCTTCATTTGACTGTCCATCTAGGAAGAGAAGCTCGGCTTGGTGGACCAGTCCACTTTAGATGGATGTACCCGTTTGAAAG GTACATGAAAGTCCTCAAAGACTTTGTTAGAAATTATAATGGATGGTCTGACAAGAGCTTCAATGATTTGCTAGAGACCTTGCCAGACATGTTACCTGAAGAAAATGTCTTGCACACATCACTCTATGACGTGAAGAAGTTCTTGAAATCATTTGACATGGGCTACGAGAAGATCCATGCTTGTGGCAACGACTGCTGCCTATTCAGAAAGAGGTTCAAGAAGCTCGATAAGTGTCCTAAATGCAAGGCTTCAAGGTGGAAGACTAATGTCCACACGGGTGAGACGAAGAAAGGCGTCCCACAGAAAGTTCTCCGTTACTTCCCTGTAATACCAAGACTGAAGAGAATGTTCCGGTCTGAAGAAATGGCCAAGGATTTGAGGTGGCACTTTACCAACAAAAGCAGCGATGGAAAGCTGCGTCATCCTGTTGATTATGTGACATGGGATCATATGAATGCCAAATACCCTACGTTTGCAGATGAAGCAAGGAACCTAAGGCTGGGACTTTCAACAGATGGATTCAATCCATTCAACATGAAGAACTCGATGTACAGTTGCTGGCCTGTTCTGCTAGTTAACTACAACTTACCTCCAGACCTGTGCATGAAGAAGGAGAACATCATGCTTTCTTTGCTGATTCCTGGTCCACATCAGCCT AGCATTGGAGAGGTAACATACGACGCTTTTACTCGATCAGCTTTTACACTAAAGGCGATGCTGCTTTGGACAATCAGCGATTTTCCAGCTTATGGGAATCTAGCAGGCTGCAAAGTAAATGGAAAAATGGGGTGTCCGTTATGTGGAAAAAATACAGAGAGCATGTGGTTGAGGTTCAGCAAAAAGCATGTGTATATGGGTCATAGAAAGGGTCTGCCACCAACTCACAGTTTTAGAGGAAAGAAGAAATGGTTTGATGGAAAAGTAGAACAAGGGAGAAGGGGAAGAATACTTACTGGGCGTGATATTTCTCAAAATCTGAGAAATTTTCACAATGATTTTGGAAATTTCAAACGGTCTGCCAGTAAGAGAAAAATGATGCAGGGTTCAATTGATTTAGGGTCTGATATTGAGGGTATGTCGAGTGAATCAGATGAAGAGGAAGAAGTACTAGTAGATGAGGATGAGTTATCTAGATGGAAGAAGAGGTCAATATTCTTCAAGCTACCTTATTGGGAG AGAGTGATTGACATGGAGAAGCTTCTGGTTATGGAAGCTGAGATTGTTGAGACTCTTAGCTTGTTTGAAAGATACTTTCCTCCATGTTTGTTTGATATCATGCTTCATTTGACTGTCCATCTAGGAAGAGAAGCTCGGCTTGGTGGACCAGTCCACTTTAGATGGATGTACCCGTTTGAAAG GTACATGAAAGTCCTCAAAGACTTTGTTAGAAATCCTGCAAGACCAGAGGGCTGCATAGCTGAGTGCTACCTTGCTGAGGAATGTATCCGGTTTTGCAGTGAGTTCCTGAAGAAAACAACAAATGTTCAAGAGAAACAGGATAGAAACACAGAGTATGAGAACAATTCTATCTTAGAGGGTCGTCCAATAACCACTGCTACTTCAGTAACTCTCACTGAAACGGAAAAGAGGATTGCTCATCTTGCTATCATCCAAAACATGGCTCTGGTCGAACCTTATGTAGA TGAGCATCTACAATATTTACAAGACACAGATGGAAGGTGTAGGCGAGATGCATCAACGTTATGGAGTATGCATACTAAGAATTTTGCTTCCTGGCTAAAAGAGAAG GTGCCTCTTGATTCTGCAGAACATGACGACACACTTAAGTGGATAGCTTATGGTCCACGTTGTTCTGCGAGATCATATACAGGATTCATTGTTAATGGGCAGAGGTTTCACACAGTGTCAGTTGATAGGAAAAGTCAGAATAGTGGGGTCTATTATGAGGCTACAGCAGTGTGTAGAGCTAGTGCAAAAGATACATCACAGGTGGTAGATTTAGTATCTTACTACGGCAGGGTGACAGGCATCATTTTGATCGACTACAATGTCTTCTATGTTCCTCTGTTCCGATGTCAATGGGCAGTTAAGGGTAATGGAGTAAAGATCGAAGATGGTTTTACAGTTGTGAACATGAATCAAAGTCAAGCCTCCTTTAAAAGTGACCCTTACATTCTAGCATCTCAAGCGAAGCAAGTGTTTTACTCCAGAGAAGATGAGTCATCAACCTGGTATATCGTCATGAAAGGTCCTTCTAGAAGATACAGTAAGGAAGATATTCAAGAGGGAAATGCAGATATTGGGCCATTACCGTCGAATGTTGACTTGGATGTTTACATTGATGATGCTGAGAATGTCAGAACTGATTGTGAAGGGATATATGTGTGA
- the LOC106297706 gene encoding uncharacterized protein LOC106297706 has product MGRAKQTKRGRRQSKKSKKADNDEVEFVCTIQTHEEEHEEERGQRQEQEEEHVEEREPEEKHEEEQQQEEERQPEQHNGDEPEGEIEHTQEAEGGTSRNKKRGPTMMRDLAKDPNTRVHVDFTFMGEAYGPGLVKLSSYLGPLVREHVPVTVENWKKITEEVKTVLWKSVQEAVGHIIAWPKKKCVELGLGLEHEDIAPLGSRANSLNKCKLLDLSDDSVVVGEGSWQTKEPKALVNGLPLGPKAIKVFLDVVHEHETYLWRPTMDHSYLEDCLHSFMSWPASKVVFDNPPEATRGQSPTGMKVTSVGYKSPTDTSGRKGAKSGATTSIHTEESPATDQCQLKHGSQTMKQNQKCKLMDIGERKQVVAEGRIHSTDPTQLVHFVRLGPKAARVWVDAVLVDDAEVWRKSDEIESLKDAHGSSIAWPIDKLVIF; this is encoded by the exons ATGGGACGTGCAAAGCAGACTAAACGTGGAAGGAGACAATCAAAGAAGTCAAAAAAGGCAGATAATGACGAAGTTGAGTTCGTTTGTACTATCCAAACACATGAAGAAGAACATGAAGAGGAACGTGGGCAGCGACAGGAACAGGAAGAGGAACATGTGGAGGAACGAGAACCGGAAGAAAAACATGAGGAGGAGCAACAACAGGAAGAGGAGCGTCAACCAGAGCAACATAATGGCGACGAGCCTGAAGGTGAGATAGAACATACTCAGGAGGCTGAAGGTGGAACCTCCCGTAATAAAAAACGTGGTCCAACAATGATGAGAGACCTAGCCAAAGATCCAAATACCAGAGTTCATGTCGATTTCACTTTTATGGGAGAAGCTTATGGTCCTGGTTTAGTCAAGCTATCTTCATATTTGGGTCCGTTGGTAAGGGAGCACGTGCCTGTTACAGTTGAAAATTGGAAAAAAATTACTGAAGAAGTGAAGACAGTGCTTTGGAAATCAGTCCAG GAAGCTGTTGGTCATATTATTGCATGGCCGAAGAAAAAATGCGTGGAACTAGGTCTGGGGCTTGAACATGAAGACATTGCACCACTG GGCTCAAGAGCAAATTCTCTCAACAAATGCAAACTTCTGGATTTGTCTGATGATAGTGTAGTTGTTGGTGAAGGGAGTTGGCAGACAAAAGAACCAAAAGCATTGGTTAATGGACTTCCTCTAGGACCTAAAGCAATTAAAGTATTCTTGGATGTTGTACATGAGCATGAAACATATTTATGGAGGCCTACGATGGATCATTCCTACCTGGAGGACTGCTTACATTCTTTTATGTCATGGCCTGCTAGCAAAGTTGTCTTTGACAATCCACCAGAAGCAACAAGAGGACAATCTCCTACGGGTATGAAAGTTACATCGGTTGGTTATAAGTCGCCTACTGATACAAGTGGTAGAAAAGGTGCAAAATCAGGAGCAACAACATCAATTCATACTGAGGAGTCTCCTGCAACTGATCAG TGTCAGCTTAAGCATGGATCTCAGACAATGAAACAGAATCAGAAGTGCAAATTGATGGACATTGGTGAGAGGAAACAAGTTGTTGCTGAAGGTCGTATCCATTCAACAGACCCAACTCAACTGGTCCACTTTGTGCGCTTGGGTCCGAAAGCAGCTAGAGTGTGGGTAGATGCAGTGCTCGTAGATGATGCAGAAGTTTGGAGGAAATCAGATGAAATAGAGAGTTTGAAAGATGCACACGGTTCATCAATTGCATGGCCAATTGATAAATTGGTCATATTTTAA